In Humulus lupulus chromosome 6, drHumLupu1.1, whole genome shotgun sequence, a single genomic region encodes these proteins:
- the LOC133783246 gene encoding receptor-like protein 54 has protein sequence MMRHCSSLTTFLLICLVVLLLSQSLIHSLSPSSQLCHPDESSALLQFRNSFSINIPIFFNEADLKTVSWKNGTDCCSWDGVLCDTFSGHVIGLNLSYSRLQGPLHSNSTLFSLRHIQTLILDYNDFYGSSIPPEFGSFLNMKRLSLYDANFTGYVPVEMSHLSKMTYLTLYSFSSSDNILLETSVLKRMLQNFTNLRELSLGYVNMSNVELASSFMNVSSSLKLLNLYYCGLQGKFPENVFRLPNLHQLYLWYNHDLIGSMPTFNWSSPLRYVDLSQTRISIDFSYLCASAKSLQSLYLKNCSFIGSSYSAMWTNLPQLVQLTSLDLSYNNFGGQIPLLSLNLQHFIYLDLSNNNFVGNIPEFSKTNSTQSPPQLSLQHLSLSHNLLSESIPSWIYSLPYLVYLGLDNNKLSGPILEFQSKSLEHFNLGSNKLQGQIPNSVFQQSNLKWLDLSNNNLDGVLELNKYSMLKNLLSLELSFNNFTVASNKYANSDPFPQLSHLGLASCNISHIPHILKSMKRLNTLQLSYNQIHGRIPEWLWNEGTSSLSVLNISYNFLKHVERIPFKNLAYLDLRSNMIQGPLPIVPPLLRILLISNNHLSGEIPSAYCNLSQLDIFDVSNNSIHGNIPSCFQNKFSLTVLDLHMNNFSGEIPHDMFEKLIDLRSLHLSDNHLEGSLPHSMLNCQSLEVLDVGNNKLNDTFPHWLQELPMLQVLVLKSNRFHGSIGAPKVKFPFHKLQIMDLSNNEFNGLLPAKYFESFTAMMDGHTSSNFTSIKQPYYQDSVIVVVKGFERLLEKIISIFVTIDFSRNNFDGEIPESIGKLKSLKGLNFSHNKLKGFIPMSLANLSNLEWLDLSVNGLIGEIPSKMVDLTQLSHLNLSYNKLKGSIPLGNQFHTFNNDSYDGNIELCGFPLSRSCNNGMQQDGDRGEKLTDHIIFDWKIVMIGYGCGLIIGISIGYMVLYTGRFDYWLYKKVGVGGQRQRICRKRNARLRRRR, from the coding sequence ATGATGAGGCACTGCTCATCATTGACTACGTTTCTCCTTATTTGCCTTGTAGTACTGCTTCTTTCTCAATCTCTAATCCATTCCTTATCCCCTTCTTCTCAGTTGTGTCATCCTGATGAGAGCTCTGCCTTGCTCCAATTCAGAAACTCATTTTCCATCAACATTCCCATATTCTTCAATGAGGCAGACTTGAAGACTGTCTCTTGGAAGAATGGTACAGATTGTTGTTCATGGGATGGAGTGTTGTGTGATACTTTTTCAGGGCATGTCATTGGCCTTAACCTCAGTTATAGCCGTCTTCAAGGTCCTCTTCACTCCAATAGCACCCTTTTCTCACTTCGCCATATCCAAACTTTAATCCTTGACTACAATGATTTCTATGGCTCTTCAATTCCCCCGGAATTTGGTAGTTTTCTCAATATGAAAAGGCTTAGCCTCTATGATGCCAATTTTACCGGCTATGTCCCTGTCGAAATGTCTCACCTTTCTAAAATGACTTATCTCACCCTTTATTCATTCTCTTCAAGTGATAACATTTTGCTGGAGACATCTGTCTTGAAAAGAATGCTTCAAAACTTCACCAATCTCAGGGAACTTTCACTGGGTTATGTCAACATGTCTAATGTTGAACTAGCTAGTTCGTTCATGAATGTATCATCTTCTTTAAAGCTTCTTAATCTCTATTACTGTGGATTGCAAGGGAAATTTCCAGAAAATGTCTTTCGCTTACCAAACCTTCATCAGCTCTATTTATGGTACAaccatgatcttattggttccaTGCCTACATTTAATTGGAGCAGTCCACTCAGGTATGTAGATCTTTCCCAAACTAGAATCTCTATTGATTTTTCATACTTGTGTGCAAGTGCTAAGTCTTTACAGAGTTTGTATCTCAAGAATTGTAGTTTTATAGGATCATCATATTCTGCAATGTGGACTAACCTCCCTCAATTAGTGCAACTGACTTCTTTAGACCTCAGTTACAACAATTTTGGTGGCCAAATCCCATTGCTTTCTCTCAATCTTCAGCACTTTATCTACTTGGACCTTTCAAACAACAATTTTGTTGGCAATATCCCTGAATTTTCAAAAACAAACTCCACCCAAAGCCCCCCACAATTGAGTTTACAGCACCTCTCCTTATCTCATAACTTGCTCAGTGAATCAATACCTTCTTGGATATATTCTCTTCCCTATTTAGTGTATTTAGGGCTGGACAATAATAAACTTTCAGGCCCAATTTTAGAATTCCAATCCAAATCTCTTGAACACTTTAACTTGGGTTCTAATAAACTGCAAGGCCAAATTCCAAACTCAGTATTTCAACAAAGCAATCTCAAATGGCTAGATCTCTCAAACAATAATTTGGATGGTGTTCTAGAGTTGAACAAGTATTCAATGTTGAAAAATCTTCTGAGTCTCGAACTTTCTTTTAACAATTTCACTGTGGCCTCAAATAAATATGCCAATAGTGATCCATTCCCTCAACTCTCCCATCTGGGTTTGGCTTCATGCAATATTAGTCATATTCCACATATTCTCAAAAGCATGAAAAGATTAAACACCCTACAACTATCGTACAATCAAATTCATGGTAGGATTCCTGAATGGCTGTGGAATGAGGGAACAAGTTCATTGTCTGTATTGAATATTTCTTACAATTTTTTGAAACATGTAGAGAGAATTCCCTTTAAAAACCTGGCGTATTTAGATCTTCGATCTAACATGATTCAAGGGCCTCTTCCAATTGTTCCACCTTTGTTGAGAATACTTCTCATCTCAAACAATCATCTATCTGGAGAGATACCTTCTGCTTATTGCAATTTGAGTCAGTTAGATATCTTTGACGTCTCTAATAACAGTATTCATGGAAACATTCCTTCATGCTTTCAAAACAAGTTCTCTCTCACTGTTTTAGATCTGCATATGAACAATTTTAGTGGAGAAATCCCTCATGACATGTTTGAAAAGTTGATTGATTTGAGGAGTCTGCACCTTAGTGACAATCATCTAGAAGGATCCCTACCACACTCTATGCTCAATTGCCAAAGCTTGGAAGTTTTAGACGTGGGAAATAACAAGTTGAACGATACCTTCCCCCATTGGCTACAAGAGCTTCCAATGCTCCAAGTTCTTGTTTTGAAATCTAATAGATTCCATGGTTCTATAGGGGCACCTAAGGTTAAATTTCCTTTTCACAAGTTGCAAATCATGGATCTCTCCAACAATGAATTCAACGGCCTTCTACCAGCAAAGTATTTTGAAAGTTTCACGGCTATGATGGATGGACACACAAGCAGTAACTTCACAAGCATCAAACAACCTTATTACCAAGATTCTGTGATTGTTGTGGTGAAAGGTTTTGAGCGTTTATTAGAAAAAATCATAAGCATTTTTGTGACAATCGATTTCTCAAGAAATAACTTTGATGGGGAGATTCCAGAGTCGATTGGAAAGCTGAAATCACTAAAAGGGCTTAACTTTTCTCATAATAAACTAAAAGGCTTCATTCCAATGTCATTGGCAAATCTAAGTAATCTTGAATGGTTAGATTTGTCTGTGAATGGATTGATTGGAGAGATTCCCAGTAAAATGGTCGATTTGACGCAACTTTCACACTTAAACCTTTCATATAACAAATTGAAAGGATCAATACCTCTTGGAAACCAATTCCATACATTCAACAATGATTCATATGATGGAAACATAGAATTATGTGGATTTCCTTTGTCTAGATCTTGCAACAATGGGATGCAACAAGATGGTGATCGTGGCGAGAAACTTACCGATCACATAATATTTGATTGGAAAATTGTGATGATCGGATATGGATGTGGACTAATAATCGGAATATCTATAGGCTACATGGTGCTTTACACTGGAAGGTTTGACTATTGGCTATATAAAAAGGTTGGAGTAGGGGGACAAAGACAAAGAATATGTCGTAAAAGAAATGCTCGTTTGAGAAGAAGGCGCTAG